ACTACAGCACCTACAACCTTCTCTGGTGGGAGGACACCGTGATCATCATTGATTTTCCCCAGCTCACCACGCGCCAGAACCCCCATTTTCACGACCTGCTGGCCAGAGACGCCCAGAGCCTCGTGACCAGCTTCCGCAAGCACGGCATCCACGCCGACACCCAGAGCACCCTGCGCGAGGTGCAGCGCCGCGCCCTGGGCCCGGCCCCGGCCCCCCGCCTGCTGCTGCCGTGAAGGTCGCGTACCCCCGCCCACTTCCTTTCGTGAAGTGGGTTTTTTGTGCCTTGCAGGTGGGCCCATGTTTCATATGGCTTCCGAAAAATTCCGTAACGGGTTGTGGAATTTTTCCGACCAGAGGGAGAAGGAAAAGCTACGGATTTCCGGGAATTGGGCTGGCACAGCGCCGAAGGCGGGGAACATCCAGTTCTTTCCTGGATGTTCCGGAAATGGACGGAATCCGTATCATACTGCCCGCATGCCCCGTCCCCTGAGATTCTTGCTGGTGCTACTGCCATTTCTGCTGGGCAGCAGCGCCGCCCGCCGTGCCCGCCCGGAGCGCCGTGACCGCTAATCCCCTTCCTGCCGCCGCGCGCCCCTGGCGCTCCGTGCTGTATGTGCCGGGCGACAAACCCCGCGCCATAGAAAAAGCCCGCACCCTGGGCGCCGATGCGGTGATTCTGGATCTGGAAGACGCGGTGGCCCCCGAACACAAGGCCGGGGCCCGCGAGGACGTGCGCGCCGCGCTGGCCCAGCCCTGGCCGGTGCCGGTGCTGCTGCGCCTGAATGCCCCGGGCACCCCCTGGCACGGGGACGATCTGGCGCTGGCCGCGCACCCGGCGCTGGCTGGGGTGGTGCTGCCCAAGGTCGAGGCGCCGCCCACCCTGGCCGGGCCGAAGCCGCTGTGGGCCATGATTGAAACGCCGCTGGGGGTGCTTGGGGCCCCCGCCATTGCCGCTGCGCCGGGGGTGGCGGGCCTGATTGCCGGGGCCAATGATCTGGCCCGCGCCCTGCGCACCCGCCCCCACCCGGGCCGGGAGCCGCTGCTCGCCGCCCTGAGCGCTGTGGTCCTGGCCGCCCGCGCCTATGGCAAGGTGCCCCTGGACGCCGTGTACAACGATGTGCGCGACCCCGAAGGCTTGGCCCGGGAATGCGTGCAGGGGCGCGCCCTCGGCTTCGCAGGCAAGACGGTGATTCACCCCGGCCAGATCGAAGCCGCCAATACCGCCTATGGCGTGAGCGGCGCCGAAGCCGAGCGCGCCCGCGCCCTGCTGGCCGCCTGGAACGAGGCCCGCGCCGCCGGGCAGAGTGTGGCGATCTTCCAGGGTGCCCTGGTGGAACAGATGCATGTGGACGAGGCCCAGGACACGCTGGCCCTGTGGGCGGCTCAGCAAGGCTGAGTGCCACAGCACTGCTCTAGCGCAGTTGCCATCACGATGATGTGGGTTCCTGACCCTCTCCCCTCGTGGGACTAGAAGAGCTGCGACACAGCGAGGGCCTCGCGCCGCGAGGGGTGAGGGGGTTCTTTGCTCAACCGCTCTAGTCCTCCAGGCGCTGCGGCGCCACCGCCCCCTCGCCGCGCTGACGCCACGCCTGAAAGGCGCTGTGGCCTTCCTCGCTCAGTTCAGTGCGCGCCAGGCCGTCCGGGGCCACCGTCCAGCCGCGCCGGTTGGCGTCCTCTGGCAGACCGCTGAAGGTGTAGCGGCCCGGGGCCAGCGGGCGCGAGGGGCGGGCAGTCACCAGATAGGGGTAATACTCCTGCTCAAAGCGCCGCTGCAGGCGGGCCTCGCGGCCGTGGTCCACGCCCGAGATGCCCATGAACAGGAACACCGGCCCCAGGTCCACATACGGCCACAGCCGCCGCCGCCGGACGGTCACGTCGCGCAGCGTCAGGGCTTCGGGGGGCGGCAGCTTGCCCAGAGGAGTCATGGATCTTGTCTACCCCTGCGCGTGTCAGACAATCCAGCCCCAGCCTATGCTCGCCCTATGAACGCGGCGCGAATT
This genomic window from Deinococcus aquaedulcis contains:
- a CDS encoding HpcH/HpaI aldolase/citrate lyase family protein, encoding MTANPLPAAARPWRSVLYVPGDKPRAIEKARTLGADAVILDLEDAVAPEHKAGAREDVRAALAQPWPVPVLLRLNAPGTPWHGDDLALAAHPALAGVVLPKVEAPPTLAGPKPLWAMIETPLGVLGAPAIAAAPGVAGLIAGANDLARALRTRPHPGREPLLAALSAVVLAARAYGKVPLDAVYNDVRDPEGLARECVQGRALGFAGKTVIHPGQIEAANTAYGVSGAEAERARALLAAWNEARAAGQSVAIFQGALVEQMHVDEAQDTLALWAAQQG